From Labrus bergylta chromosome 22, fLabBer1.1, whole genome shotgun sequence, one genomic window encodes:
- the si:ch1073-220m6.1 gene encoding uncharacterized protein si:ch1073-220m6.1, translated as MKNVGFDLSGLSLHLQSPFSRSRFLFIFIEIDSGLRMLLLLSCVIIAGIAADGPPKMHYQVKNSSLCLQVGKSATLDVQWSYYDKLIVLQKSVTPNYTDKVDYNASNHALCLKKLTEKDSGDYNALIVDSKYKKSTETNRLIVQESVPKPVIRMSLMGSNLSAGSCNISINCSVLDEWLWAVCHEDSCRPFQRSLSKVNITILAHNRSVVCSGHNQVSKSKVSKSIDATCYSKRTNEHEEKSSSSSRLIVIVIAVAVGVTLCAFISFLIKRLCWTEYNGHQTSTAQLIQSQPIEAQSQPVSSESPSSSTQPDVSYENVEAAEPSQINHPTSHPKEELESKESQTVDTVYSVLQLPRVTGSLGNSDRENTTKVDYTTPESSTSSVTLGQIDSVYCTLQKPKT; from the exons ATGAAAAATGTCGGCTTTGATCTGTCTGGGTTGTCTTTGCACCTGCAAAGCCCATTTTCAAGGTCGCGTTTCCTGTTTATCTTCATCGAGATTGACAGCGGATTAAGAATGCTGCTGCTTCTGAGTTGTGTTATAATTGCAG GTATTGCAGCAGACGGTCCACCAAAGATGCACTACCAAGTGAAGAACAGCTCATTATGTCTACAAGTTGGAAAATCAGCAACACTTGATGTTCAATGGAGTTATTATGATAAATTAATTGTTTTACAGAAAAGCGTCACACCCAATTACACAGACAAAGTTGATTACAATGCAAGCAATCACGCGTTGTGTCTAAAAAAACTGACTGAAAAAGACAGTGGTGATTATAATGCTTTGATCGTTGATTCCAAATATAAAAAATCAACTGAGACCAACCGTTTAATTGTTCAAG AATCTGTTCCCAAACCAGTTATCAGGATGTCATTAATGGGCTCCAACCTGTCTGCTGGATCCTGCAACATATCCATCAACTGCTCTGTCCTGGACGAGTGGCTGTGGGCTGTTTGCCATGAAGACAGCTGCAGACCATTTCAGAGATCCTTAAGTAAAGTCAACATCACAATTTTGGCTCACAACAGATCTGTTGTCTGCAGTGGACACAACCAAGTCAGCAAAAGCAAAGTCTCTAAAAGCATCGACGCAACAT gctATAGTAAACGGACAAATGAACATGAAgagaaatcatcatcatcatccagaCTAATAGTAATTGTAATAGCAGTTGCCGTAGGTGTAACTCTCTGTGCATTTATTAGCTTTTTGATTAAGAGACTCTGTTGGACAGAATATAATGGACATCAG ACATCTACTGCTCAGTTAATACAGAGCCAGCCAATCGAGGCCCAGTCACAACCTGTGAGCAGCGAGTCACCCTCTTCTTCTACTCAACCTGATGTGTCTTATGAAAATGTGGAGGCAGCGGAGCCAAGTCAGATAAACCATCCAACCAGCCACCCAAAGGAGGAGCTGGAATCAAAGGAAAGCCAGACAGTGGATACGGTCTACAGCGTTCTACAGTTGCCACGTGTGACTGGCTCGCTCGGAAACAGTGacagagaaaatacaacaaaagtAGATTACACGACACCAGAGTCATCAACTTCATCTGTCACTCTTGGGCAAATTGACTCAGTGTACTGCACTTTGCAAAAGCCAAAGACATAA
- the kcnj10a gene encoding ATP-sensitive inward rectifier potassium channel 10 translates to MTSATPPSSEGSSPQKVCHSQTQTDITKPLLGSTGGTSGTVAGAGGKETVGPNALRRRRRVLSKDGRSNVRIEHVSGRGALYLRDLWTTFLDMQWRYKFFLFSATFAGTWFVFGVLWYLVAMVHGDLLEFDPPSNHTPCVMEVKTLTGAFLFSLESQTTIGYGFRCITEECPMAIILLIFQLVITMVMEIFITGTFLAKVARPKKRGETVKFSQHAVVSNYEGRPCLMIRVANMRKSLLLGCQVTGKLLQTSLTKEGETVRLDQRNVPFQVDTSSDSPFLIIPLTFYHIIDDNSPLRAWAAKGGGWTDPELADFELLVIMSATVEPTSATCQVRTSYLPDEILWGYEFPPVVSLSPSGKYVADFAFFDKVAKTKTPPLFKQALPPSPPSQASRYHGKGKEDGMDPEKMRLEESYRGEEKGRERGRIRDSSPLSVRISNV, encoded by the exons ATGACCTCAGCCACGCCACCCTCCTCTGAGGGCTCCTCTCCTCAGAAAGTATGCCACTCCCAGACACAGACTGACATCACCAAGCCCCTTCTGGGCTCCACAGGAGGGACTTCAGGTACTGTTGCAGGTGCTGGAGGAAAGGAAACCGTAGGGCCCAATGCTCTCCGAAGGAGGCGCAGAGTCCTCTCCAAAGATGGACGAAGCAATGTACGAATTGAGCATGTAAGCGGACGTGGGGCGCTGTACCTCCGGGACCTCTGGACAACTTTCTTGGACATGCAATGGCGCTACAagttcttcctcttctctgccACCTTTGCCGGGACCTGGTTTGTGTTTGGAGTGCTTTGGTACCTGGTGGCAATGGTACATGGAGATCTTCTAG AATTTGACCCCCCCTCCAACCATACTCCATGTGTAATGGAGGTGAAGACCCTGACAGGagccttcctcttctctctggaGTCTCAAACCACAATTGGCTATGGTTTCCGGTGCATCACCGAAGAGTGTCCTATGGCCATTATACTGCTCATCTTTCAGCTGGTCATCACCATGGTGATGGAGATCTTCATCACTGGTACCTTTCTCGCTAAG GTAGCTCGTCCCAAGAAGAGAGGCGAGACTGTCAAGTTTAGTCAACATGCTGTTGTGTCTAATTACGAGGGTCGGCCTTGCCTCATGATCCGCGTGGCCAACATGCGCAAAAGCCTGCTGTTAGGATGCCAG GTGACGGGGAAGTTGCTTCAGACGTCCTTGACAAAGGAGGGTGAGACGGTGCGGCTGGACCAGCGCAATGTACCTTTCCAGGTGGATACTTCCAGCGACAGCCCCTTCCTCATCATCCCCCTGACTTTCTACCATATCATTGACGACAACAGCCCCCTGAGGGCCTGGGCAGCTAAAG GTGGTGGTTGGACAGACCCCGAGCTGGCCGACTTTGAACTGCTGGTGATCATGAGCGCCACTGTTGAGCCGACCTCCGCCACCTGTCAGGTTCGAACGTCCTACCTTCCTGATGAGATCCTCTGGGGCTATGAGTTTCCCCCCGTggtctccctgtctccctcaGGAAAATACGTGGCCGATTTTGCCTTCTTCGACAAAGTGGCCAAAACCAAAACCCCGCCCCTCTTCAAGCAGGCCCTTCCACCGAGCCCGCCATCACAGGCGTCCCGCTACCATGGCAAGGGCAAGGAGGATGGAATGGACCCGGAGAAGATGCGCCTGGAGGAGAGCTacagaggggaggagaaggggCGAGAAAGGGGTCGGATCAGAGATAGCAGCCCACTGAGTGTGAGAATAAGTAATGTGTGA